Proteins from a single region of Thermotoga maritima MSB8:
- the ilvB gene encoding biosynthetic-type acetolactate synthase large subunit — translation MKMKGSKMLFEALLKEGVDTIFGIPGGAIINVYDELCNYEDKINFYLFRHEQGATHAADGYARVTGKPGVVIVTSGPGATNTVTGIATAYMDSIPIVVITGQVPTSFIGTDAFQEVDVTGITMPITKHNHLVTSIEELPYAIKEMFYVATTGRPGPVLLDFPKDIQTAEGEFNYPDTVEIPGYKPTVKGHPKQIKKAVELLKESKRPVVIVGGGANLSGAMDLVNQFIDKFKVPAVSTLMGRGVNPSDEKLYYEGIGMHGTYYGNYAVANADLIIALGVRFSDRILGNPRTFAKNARIVHVDIDPAEIGKNVRVDVPIVGDLKSVLEEFLKYEIETDFSDWIEELQEIKKKYPLTYKRDGKLIKPQYVVEKVNEVFPDDTVVVADVGQNQMWVAQFYKFKHQRSFLCSGGLGTMGYALPAGIGAKIGAPDKEVVVFAGDGGFQMNIQELMTIKRYNLPVKIIVMDNKALGMVRQWQQLFFNCRYSATILSDNPDFAKIAEAVGIKAMRIEKPDQVDEAIEKLAKSKEPMLIHAVVDPAENVLPMVPPGGDVGTPLIEAPYDETFVERVLKVIEESRRGDER, via the coding sequence GTGAAGATGAAAGGTTCAAAGATGTTATTCGAAGCCCTTCTGAAAGAGGGAGTCGATACGATTTTCGGTATCCCTGGTGGTGCCATCATCAACGTATACGATGAACTCTGCAATTACGAAGATAAGATAAACTTCTATCTTTTCAGACACGAACAGGGAGCCACACACGCGGCAGACGGTTACGCGAGGGTCACGGGAAAGCCCGGAGTGGTCATCGTCACTTCCGGGCCAGGTGCCACGAACACGGTCACAGGCATAGCCACCGCCTACATGGATTCGATTCCGATCGTGGTGATCACCGGTCAGGTTCCCACCTCTTTCATAGGAACAGACGCCTTTCAGGAAGTGGATGTCACGGGAATCACCATGCCCATCACCAAGCACAACCACCTCGTTACGAGTATAGAAGAACTTCCTTACGCGATAAAAGAAATGTTCTACGTTGCCACAACGGGAAGGCCGGGACCTGTCCTTCTGGACTTCCCAAAGGATATACAAACTGCCGAGGGGGAATTCAACTATCCTGATACGGTGGAAATTCCGGGATACAAACCCACGGTGAAAGGCCATCCCAAACAGATAAAGAAGGCGGTTGAACTCTTGAAAGAATCGAAGCGCCCCGTTGTCATTGTGGGTGGTGGAGCGAATCTTTCCGGTGCCATGGATCTTGTGAATCAGTTCATCGACAAATTCAAGGTTCCCGCTGTCAGCACGCTCATGGGACGCGGTGTGAATCCTTCCGACGAGAAGCTTTACTACGAAGGAATCGGAATGCACGGTACTTACTATGGGAACTACGCCGTGGCCAACGCAGATCTCATCATCGCCCTCGGTGTGAGATTCAGCGACAGAATCCTCGGAAATCCCAGGACATTCGCGAAGAACGCCAGAATAGTCCATGTTGATATAGATCCCGCCGAAATCGGAAAGAACGTTCGGGTAGACGTGCCCATAGTCGGCGATCTGAAGAGTGTCCTTGAGGAATTCCTGAAGTACGAAATCGAGACGGACTTCTCGGACTGGATCGAAGAGCTCCAGGAGATAAAGAAAAAGTACCCGCTCACCTACAAGAGGGATGGGAAGCTCATAAAACCCCAGTACGTTGTGGAAAAGGTGAACGAGGTCTTTCCAGACGACACGGTGGTCGTTGCGGATGTGGGGCAGAACCAGATGTGGGTTGCTCAGTTCTACAAGTTCAAACACCAGAGGTCTTTCCTGTGTTCCGGAGGACTCGGAACGATGGGATACGCCCTTCCCGCTGGAATAGGAGCCAAGATAGGAGCCCCAGACAAGGAGGTTGTAGTCTTTGCCGGAGACGGCGGTTTCCAGATGAACATACAGGAGCTCATGACGATAAAAAGGTACAACCTTCCTGTGAAGATCATCGTGATGGACAACAAAGCGCTGGGAATGGTGAGACAGTGGCAGCAGCTCTTTTTCAACTGCAGATACTCTGCCACCATTCTGTCTGACAACCCGGATTTCGCGAAGATAGCGGAAGCTGTTGGTATAAAAGCAATGAGAATAGAAAAGCCCGATCAGGTCGATGAAGCGATCGAGAAACTCGCAAAATCCAAAGAGCCGATGCTCATTCACGCCGTCGTTGATCCCGCCGAGAACGTTCTTCCGATGGTACCACCGGGAGGAGACGTGGGAACACCGCTCATTGAAGCCCCATACGACGAAACCTTCGTGGAAAGAGTTCTGAAGGTCATCGAAGAGAGCAGGAGAGGTGATGAAAGATGA
- the ilvN gene encoding acetolactate synthase small subunit, which yields MTDQIREHLVSMLVHNKPGVMRKVANLFARRGFNISSITVGESETPGLSRLVIMVKGDDKTIEQIEKQAYKLVEVVKVTPIDPLPENRVEREMALIKVRFDEDKQEIFQLVEIFRGKIIDVSREGAIIEITGARSKVEAFINLLPQKQVEEIARTGIVAMNRWNVKEGEGF from the coding sequence ATGACGGACCAGATTCGAGAGCATCTTGTGTCCATGCTCGTTCACAATAAACCCGGTGTAATGAGGAAGGTGGCGAACCTGTTCGCCAGAAGGGGGTTCAACATCAGCAGTATCACCGTTGGAGAATCGGAAACTCCGGGCCTTTCGAGGCTTGTGATAATGGTGAAGGGCGACGACAAAACGATAGAACAGATAGAAAAACAGGCCTACAAACTCGTGGAGGTTGTGAAGGTAACTCCCATCGATCCCCTTCCGGAGAACCGCGTGGAAAGAGAAATGGCTCTGATCAAGGTGAGGTTCGATGAGGACAAACAGGAGATCTTCCAGCTCGTCGAGATATTCAGGGGTAAGATCATCGATGTTTCCAGAGAAGGCGCAATCATAGAAATCACTGGTGCGAGAAGTAAAGTGGAGGCTTTCATAAATCTTCTTCCTCAGAAGCAGGTGGAGGAAATAGCGAGAACAGGTATCGTAGCCATGAACAGGTGGAACGTAAAAGAAGGGGAGGGATTCTGA
- the ilvC gene encoding ketol-acid reductoisomerase produces the protein MAVIYYDKDADLNLIKDKKIAIIGYGSQGHAHALNLKDSGLNVVVGLREGSKSWKKAEEQGLTVKTIEEAAKEADIIMILIPDEHQPEIYKKYIEKHLTEGKMLMFAHGFNIHYHQIIPPKNVDVTMIAPKSPGHIVRREYVEGRGVPALVAVYQDYTGKAKDIALAYAKGIGVTRAGVIETTFKEETETDLFGEQAVLCGGVTALIKAGFETLVDAGYQPEIAYFECLNELKLIVDLIYEGGLSFMRYSVSNTAEYGDYISQEKIVTKEVRENMKQMLKDIQTGKFAKDWILENQAGRPYFYTMRKKESEHLIEKVGKELRKMMPWLKERNVDEE, from the coding sequence ATGGCAGTGATTTATTACGACAAGGACGCGGATCTCAATCTGATCAAGGACAAAAAGATCGCTATCATAGGGTACGGGAGTCAGGGGCATGCGCACGCGTTGAATTTGAAAGACAGCGGTCTCAACGTTGTGGTCGGATTGAGAGAGGGAAGCAAGAGCTGGAAGAAGGCGGAGGAACAGGGTCTCACCGTGAAAACAATAGAAGAGGCGGCAAAAGAGGCCGACATCATCATGATACTCATTCCCGATGAACACCAGCCGGAGATCTACAAAAAGTACATAGAAAAACACCTCACCGAGGGTAAGATGCTGATGTTTGCCCACGGGTTCAACATCCACTATCATCAGATCATTCCTCCAAAGAACGTGGATGTGACAATGATCGCTCCAAAGAGCCCTGGTCACATCGTGAGAAGAGAATACGTCGAAGGAAGGGGTGTGCCGGCTCTTGTAGCGGTCTATCAGGACTACACCGGTAAGGCCAAAGATATAGCGCTTGCCTACGCCAAAGGTATCGGCGTGACGAGAGCTGGTGTGATAGAGACGACCTTCAAGGAAGAGACGGAAACGGACCTGTTTGGAGAGCAGGCGGTCCTCTGCGGTGGAGTAACGGCTCTCATAAAAGCCGGTTTTGAAACTCTCGTGGATGCGGGTTATCAACCGGAAATTGCCTACTTCGAGTGTCTCAACGAGCTCAAGCTCATCGTTGATCTCATCTACGAAGGTGGTCTTTCCTTCATGAGATACTCCGTCAGCAACACCGCAGAGTACGGTGACTACATCAGTCAGGAAAAGATCGTTACAAAAGAAGTGAGAGAGAACATGAAGCAGATGCTCAAGGACATTCAGACAGGAAAGTTCGCTAAAGACTGGATACTCGAGAATCAGGCGGGAAGACCCTACTTCTACACCATGAGAAAGAAAGAATCAGAACATCTCATAGAAAAAGTGGGAAAAGAACTCAGAAAAATGATGCCATGGCTCAAGGAGAGGAACGTCGATGAGGAGTGA
- the ilvD gene encoding dihydroxy-acid dehydratase has translation MRSDVIKKGLERVPHRSLLKALGITDDEMRRPFIGIVSSWNEIIPGHVHLDKVVEAVKAGVRMAGGVPFVFPTIGICDGIAMDHRGMKFSLPSRELIADSIEIVASGFPFDGLVFVPNCDKITPGMMMAMGRLNIPSVLISGGPMLAGRYNGRDIDLITVFEAVGGYKVGKVDEETLKAIEDLACPGAGSCAGLFTANTMNSLAEALGIAPRGNGTVPAVHAKRLRMAKEAGMLVVELVKRDVKPRDIVTLDSFMNAVMVDLATGGSTNTVLHLKAIAESFGIDFDIKLFDELSRKIPHICNISPVGPYHIQDLDDAGGIYAVMKRLQENGLLKEDVMTIYLRKIGDLVREAKILNEDVIRPFDNPYHKEGGLGILFGNLAPEGAVAKLSGVPEKMMHHVGPAVVFEDGEEATKAILSGKIKKGDVVVIRYEGPKGGPGMREMLSPTSAIVGMGLAEDVALITDGRFSGGSHGAVIGHVSPEAAEGGPIGIVKDGDLIEIDFEKRTLNLLISDEEFERRMKEFTPLVKEVDSDYLRRYAFFVQSASKGAIFRKP, from the coding sequence ATGAGGAGTGATGTGATAAAAAAGGGCCTCGAAAGGGTTCCTCATAGATCACTTTTGAAGGCACTCGGAATAACGGACGACGAAATGCGAAGGCCTTTCATCGGCATAGTGTCCTCGTGGAACGAGATCATTCCCGGCCATGTCCACCTTGACAAGGTTGTCGAGGCGGTGAAAGCCGGTGTGAGAATGGCCGGGGGAGTTCCCTTCGTCTTTCCAACGATCGGGATCTGTGACGGAATAGCAATGGATCACAGGGGGATGAAGTTTTCCTTGCCCTCGAGGGAACTCATAGCGGACTCCATAGAGATCGTTGCAAGCGGTTTCCCCTTCGATGGTTTGGTCTTCGTCCCCAACTGCGACAAGATCACACCCGGCATGATGATGGCCATGGGAAGATTGAACATCCCGTCCGTTCTGATATCCGGCGGTCCCATGCTCGCAGGTCGCTACAACGGCAGAGACATCGATCTCATCACCGTCTTCGAAGCGGTTGGTGGATACAAAGTGGGAAAAGTCGATGAAGAAACGCTCAAAGCGATAGAAGACCTCGCGTGTCCCGGTGCCGGTTCGTGTGCTGGATTGTTCACCGCGAACACGATGAACTCTCTGGCGGAAGCTCTCGGAATTGCACCGAGGGGGAATGGGACTGTACCGGCCGTCCACGCGAAGAGGTTGAGAATGGCGAAAGAAGCGGGGATGCTCGTTGTGGAACTCGTGAAAAGAGATGTAAAACCAAGGGATATCGTCACTCTGGACTCTTTCATGAACGCTGTCATGGTGGACCTCGCAACGGGAGGTTCCACGAACACAGTTCTGCATTTGAAGGCGATAGCCGAGAGTTTTGGAATAGATTTCGATATAAAGCTCTTTGACGAACTCAGCAGGAAGATTCCTCACATCTGCAACATCTCTCCCGTTGGTCCGTACCACATCCAGGACCTTGACGATGCTGGTGGTATCTACGCTGTGATGAAGCGTCTCCAGGAAAATGGTCTTTTGAAAGAAGACGTCATGACCATCTATTTGAGAAAGATTGGAGATCTCGTCAGAGAGGCTAAGATCCTGAATGAAGATGTGATCAGGCCCTTCGATAATCCGTACCACAAAGAGGGCGGACTCGGTATCCTCTTCGGGAACCTCGCTCCAGAAGGAGCGGTTGCCAAACTCTCCGGTGTTCCCGAGAAGATGATGCACCACGTTGGTCCGGCCGTCGTCTTTGAAGACGGAGAAGAGGCGACAAAAGCCATTCTATCTGGAAAGATCAAAAAAGGAGACGTGGTTGTGATCCGCTACGAAGGGCCGAAGGGCGGTCCCGGGATGAGAGAGATGCTCTCACCCACCTCCGCCATCGTGGGGATGGGCCTTGCGGAGGACGTGGCTCTCATCACAGACGGTAGGTTCTCGGGTGGATCGCACGGTGCCGTGATAGGTCACGTTTCTCCAGAAGCGGCAGAAGGCGGTCCTATAGGTATCGTGAAAGACGGGGACCTCATCGAGATAGATTTTGAAAAGAGAACCCTGAATCTCTTGATCTCAGACGAAGAGTTCGAAAGAAGAATGAAAGAGTTCACGCCTCTGGTGAAAGAAGTGGACAGCGATTACCTGAGAAGGTACGCATTCTTCGTACAGTCGGCGAGCAAGGGGGCAATCTTCAGGAAGCCCTGA
- the cimA gene encoding citramalate synthase: MSIKVYDTTLRDGAQAFGVSFSLEDKIRIAEALDDLGVHYLEGGWPGSNPKDIAFFEAVKGMNFKNLKVAAFSSTRRPDVKIEEDANIQTLIKAETPVYTIFGKSWDLHVEKALRTTLEENLKMIYDTVSYLKRFADEVIYDAEHFFDGYKANREYALKTLKVAEEAGADCLVLADTNGGTLPHEIEEIIEDVKKHVKAPLGIHAHNDSDVAVANTLAAVRKGAVHVQGTINGLGERCGNANLCSVIPNLVLKMGLEVIPKENLKKLFDVAHLVAELSGRPHIENMPYVGDYAFAHKGGVHVSAIKRDPRTYEHIDPELVGNRRIISISELSGKSNVLEKIKEMGFEIDESSPKVREILKKIKELEAQGYHFEGAEASFELLVRDMLGKRKKYFEFLGFTVMTIKNRDEESFSEATVKVRVPDEVAKRLGHDEPFEHTAAEGEGPVEALDRAVRKALEKFYPSLKDTKLTDYKVRILNEQAGTKATTRVLIESSDGKRRWGTVGVSPNIIEASWTALLESLEYKLHKDEEEMRNDEEN, from the coding sequence TTGAGTATAAAGGTCTACGATACAACGCTCAGGGACGGTGCGCAGGCCTTTGGAGTTTCTTTCTCACTCGAAGATAAGATCAGAATTGCCGAGGCACTCGATGACCTCGGTGTTCACTATCTTGAAGGGGGTTGGCCTGGCTCCAACCCGAAGGATATAGCGTTTTTTGAAGCTGTAAAAGGTATGAACTTCAAGAATCTGAAAGTGGCGGCCTTCAGTTCCACAAGAAGGCCCGACGTAAAAATAGAAGAAGACGCGAACATTCAGACCCTCATAAAAGCGGAAACACCTGTTTACACGATCTTTGGAAAGAGCTGGGATCTTCACGTGGAAAAAGCCTTGCGAACGACACTCGAAGAGAATCTGAAGATGATATACGACACAGTTTCATATCTCAAAAGATTCGCCGATGAGGTGATATACGACGCGGAACACTTCTTCGATGGGTACAAGGCGAACAGAGAGTACGCCCTCAAAACTCTGAAGGTGGCTGAAGAAGCGGGGGCTGATTGTCTCGTTCTCGCTGACACGAACGGTGGAACGCTTCCACACGAGATCGAGGAGATCATCGAGGATGTGAAAAAGCACGTGAAAGCTCCGCTCGGAATACACGCTCACAACGATTCGGATGTGGCGGTGGCGAATACACTCGCGGCTGTGAGAAAGGGAGCCGTGCACGTCCAGGGGACCATAAACGGCCTTGGAGAGAGATGTGGAAACGCGAATCTCTGTTCGGTGATTCCGAATCTCGTCCTCAAGATGGGTCTTGAGGTTATACCAAAGGAAAATCTGAAGAAACTCTTCGATGTGGCACACCTCGTTGCAGAACTCTCCGGAAGACCCCACATCGAGAACATGCCCTATGTGGGTGATTACGCCTTCGCTCACAAGGGAGGAGTCCATGTTTCTGCCATAAAACGCGATCCAAGGACTTACGAACACATCGACCCGGAACTCGTGGGGAACAGAAGGATCATATCCATCTCGGAACTTTCCGGTAAGAGCAACGTGCTGGAGAAGATAAAGGAAATGGGATTCGAAATAGATGAGTCATCGCCCAAGGTCAGGGAGATCCTCAAAAAGATCAAGGAATTGGAAGCGCAGGGGTACCACTTCGAGGGTGCGGAGGCATCTTTCGAGCTTCTCGTCAGGGATATGCTCGGGAAAAGAAAGAAGTACTTTGAGTTTCTCGGTTTCACCGTGATGACCATAAAGAACAGGGATGAGGAGAGTTTCTCCGAAGCAACCGTGAAGGTCAGAGTCCCGGACGAAGTTGCGAAGAGACTGGGACACGACGAACCCTTTGAACACACAGCAGCGGAAGGAGAAGGACCGGTAGAAGCCCTCGACAGAGCGGTGAGAAAAGCCCTCGAGAAATTCTATCCATCTTTGAAAGACACGAAACTCACGGACTACAAGGTGAGAATCCTGAACGAGCAGGCGGGCACCAAAGCGACAACACGGGTTCTCATAGAGTCCAGCGACGGAAAGAGAAGGTGGGGAACTGTGGGCGTCTCACCGAACATCATAGAGGCTTCCTGGACCGCTCTTCTCGAATCCTTAGAGTACAAGCTTCACAAGGATGAAGAGGAGATGAGAAACGATGAGGAGAATTAA
- the leuA gene encoding 2-isopropylmalate synthase, with product MRRIKIFDTTLRDGEQSPGASMSIEEKVEMALMLEDLGVDLIEAGFPVSSPVQFEAVKRVASAVQKPIVVGLARCVEKDIDAAYEALKDRPKDKRMIHVFIATSPIHRKYKLRMEKEEILERIRRYVGYAKQFFDLVEFSAEDASRTEVPFLIEAYKTAIEAGATTINVPDTVGYALPDEFGELIKTLREGVPGIENVDLSVHCHNDLGLAVANSLAAVQNGATQVEVTLNGIGERAGNCALEEFVMILKVRKDKLPYETGIKTELIYPASRLLTHITGLIPSRNKPIVGENVFLHESGIHQDGVLKHRETYEIMKPSDIGRSSETLVLGRHSGKHALRKKLETYGIKLDEETFQKVFEKFTELADRKKEVYDDDLFSIVSEVLREPINGYKLVHFHVHTGNTLLPTAAVVLQVGNEKREAAEAGNGPVDAIFKAIDKALGIQPKLEEYIIQAVGTGKNAQGEVKLTLRIDNELYSGRGVSTDIVEASAIAYINAINKYLIAKGLLRKNGGAE from the coding sequence ATGAGGAGAATTAAGATCTTCGATACAACGTTGAGAGACGGAGAGCAATCCCCGGGAGCTTCGATGTCGATTGAAGAAAAAGTAGAAATGGCGCTCATGTTGGAGGATCTCGGCGTCGATCTCATCGAAGCCGGGTTTCCCGTTTCATCTCCCGTGCAGTTCGAGGCTGTGAAAAGAGTTGCGAGCGCCGTTCAGAAACCCATAGTGGTGGGACTCGCAAGGTGCGTTGAAAAAGACATAGACGCAGCATACGAGGCTCTCAAGGATCGACCAAAGGACAAACGTATGATACACGTTTTCATAGCGACTTCTCCGATTCACAGAAAGTACAAGCTGAGAATGGAAAAAGAAGAGATCCTCGAGAGGATCAGAAGATACGTCGGTTACGCCAAACAGTTCTTCGACCTCGTGGAGTTCTCGGCGGAAGACGCTTCGAGAACGGAGGTTCCCTTCCTGATAGAGGCTTACAAGACGGCGATCGAAGCCGGAGCCACTACGATCAACGTTCCGGACACGGTGGGGTACGCCCTTCCCGACGAGTTTGGAGAACTCATAAAGACTCTGAGGGAGGGTGTGCCCGGTATAGAAAACGTCGATCTCTCTGTGCACTGTCACAACGATCTCGGACTCGCCGTGGCGAACTCCCTTGCCGCCGTTCAGAACGGAGCCACCCAGGTCGAGGTGACTTTGAACGGCATCGGAGAAAGGGCAGGAAACTGCGCCCTGGAAGAGTTCGTGATGATCCTCAAGGTGAGGAAAGACAAACTTCCCTACGAGACGGGTATAAAGACGGAGCTCATATACCCCGCTTCCAGACTCCTCACACACATAACGGGGCTCATCCCGTCCAGAAACAAACCCATAGTGGGAGAGAACGTGTTCCTTCACGAGTCGGGAATACACCAGGACGGTGTGCTGAAACACAGAGAAACCTACGAGATCATGAAACCTTCAGATATCGGCAGGTCTTCCGAGACGCTCGTGCTTGGAAGACACTCCGGAAAACACGCCCTCAGGAAGAAACTGGAGACATACGGCATCAAACTCGACGAAGAGACTTTCCAGAAAGTGTTCGAGAAATTCACAGAACTCGCCGACAGAAAGAAAGAGGTTTACGACGATGATCTTTTCTCGATCGTCTCTGAAGTTTTGAGGGAACCCATCAACGGTTACAAACTCGTTCACTTCCATGTACACACCGGAAACACACTGCTTCCAACTGCGGCGGTCGTGCTTCAGGTTGGAAACGAGAAGAGAGAAGCAGCAGAGGCAGGAAACGGACCGGTGGATGCCATTTTCAAGGCCATAGACAAAGCGCTCGGTATACAGCCCAAGCTCGAAGAGTACATAATTCAGGCGGTTGGAACTGGAAAGAACGCGCAGGGAGAAGTCAAACTCACGTTGAGAATAGACAACGAACTCTACAGTGGAAGGGGAGTTTCCACGGACATAGTGGAGGCCTCCGCGATAGCTTACATAAACGCGATAAACAAGTACCTCATCGCCAAAGGTCTTCTCAGAAAAAACGGAGGTGCTGAGTGA
- the leuC gene encoding 3-isopropylmalate dehydratase large subunit, with product MTLAEKILSQKAGRKVEPGEFLLLEPDIALANDITAPLAIKKFKEYGGKKVKYPDRVVLVPDHFTPNKDIKSAMQVKMMREFAREQGIEKFFEIGRMGIEHVLLPEEGIVKSGDLVVGADSHTCTYGALGAFATGVGSTDIAGFYLIGKVWFRVPESIKVTLRGKFKDLVTAKDLVLKLISILGVDGANYKAIEFSGPGVKEISMDGRFTISNMAIEAGGKTGLFPVDEITIAYERERGIEVEEMYPDEDAKYVREVEMDLSELEPQVAYPFLPSNAKDVSEAEKERIKIDQAVIGSCTNGRIEDLRLAAQILKGRTVSPDVRCIIIPGSQKVYKQALKEGLIDIFIDAGCAVSTPTCGPCLGGHMGVLAEGEVAISTTNRNFVGRMGHPNSKVFLASPAVAAASAIKGYIADPRKL from the coding sequence ATGACACTCGCAGAAAAGATACTCTCTCAAAAAGCGGGAAGAAAGGTGGAACCGGGAGAATTTCTCCTTCTGGAGCCGGACATCGCTCTCGCGAACGACATAACGGCTCCGCTTGCGATAAAGAAGTTCAAGGAGTACGGTGGAAAGAAAGTGAAGTATCCAGACAGAGTGGTGCTCGTTCCAGACCATTTCACCCCCAACAAGGACATAAAGTCCGCCATGCAGGTGAAGATGATGAGAGAATTTGCCAGAGAGCAGGGGATCGAAAAGTTCTTCGAAATAGGCAGGATGGGTATTGAACACGTGCTGCTTCCAGAAGAAGGAATCGTGAAATCCGGAGATCTCGTGGTCGGTGCGGATTCACACACCTGTACCTACGGAGCCCTTGGAGCGTTTGCGACCGGAGTGGGGTCCACCGACATCGCGGGCTTCTATCTCATAGGAAAGGTATGGTTCCGTGTCCCCGAGAGTATAAAGGTGACTCTTCGCGGGAAGTTCAAGGATCTGGTGACTGCCAAAGACCTCGTGTTGAAGCTCATCTCGATACTCGGTGTAGATGGAGCCAACTACAAGGCGATAGAATTCTCTGGACCGGGTGTGAAAGAGATCAGCATGGACGGCCGTTTTACCATTTCGAACATGGCGATCGAGGCGGGAGGAAAGACGGGACTGTTTCCGGTGGACGAGATCACCATTGCCTACGAAAGAGAAAGAGGCATAGAAGTGGAAGAGATGTACCCGGACGAAGACGCAAAATACGTGAGAGAAGTGGAAATGGACCTTTCTGAGCTCGAACCTCAGGTTGCATATCCCTTCCTCCCATCCAACGCGAAGGACGTTTCCGAAGCTGAGAAAGAGAGAATAAAGATAGATCAGGCGGTGATAGGAAGCTGTACCAACGGAAGGATAGAAGATCTCAGACTTGCCGCGCAGATTCTGAAGGGAAGGACAGTATCACCGGACGTTCGATGCATCATAATTCCGGGATCCCAGAAGGTTTACAAACAGGCTCTCAAAGAAGGACTCATCGACATATTCATCGACGCGGGCTGCGCCGTTTCCACGCCCACATGTGGACCCTGTCTTGGCGGACACATGGGAGTGCTCGCAGAAGGAGAGGTTGCGATCTCCACAACGAACAGGAACTTCGTTGGAAGGATGGGACATCCGAACAGCAAGGTTTTCCTGGCATCTCCTGCAGTGGCGGCGGCCAGCGCAATAAAAGGATACATCGCAGATCCGAGAAAGCTGTGA
- the leuD gene encoding 3-isopropylmalate dehydratase small subunit yields the protein MVVKIKGKVFVFGDNVNTDEIIPARYLNTSDPQELAKYCMEDARPGFGRRDDIKGSIIVAGENFGCGSSREHAPVAIKAAGISCVIAKSFARIFFRNAINIGLPIVELKEADEFEEGDIAEVDLENGVVRNLTKGKEYRIRPYPEFLMKIMEAGGWLEYCLKEVGE from the coding sequence ATGGTGGTGAAGATAAAGGGAAAGGTTTTCGTTTTTGGGGACAACGTGAACACGGACGAGATCATACCGGCTAGGTACCTCAACACTTCTGACCCTCAGGAACTCGCAAAATACTGTATGGAGGACGCGAGACCCGGCTTTGGAAGACGAGACGATATAAAAGGATCGATCATCGTGGCAGGAGAGAACTTCGGATGCGGTTCCTCGAGGGAACACGCTCCCGTTGCCATAAAGGCGGCTGGAATCTCCTGTGTCATAGCCAAGTCTTTTGCAAGGATTTTCTTCAGAAACGCTATAAACATCGGTCTCCCCATCGTCGAACTGAAAGAAGCCGACGAGTTCGAAGAGGGAGACATAGCAGAGGTGGATCTGGAAAACGGAGTGGTGAGGAATCTCACGAAAGGGAAAGAGTACAGAATAAGACCCTATCCTGAGTTTCTCATGAAGATCATGGAAGCGGGTGGATGGCTTGAATACTGTCTCAAAGAAGTGGGGGAGTGA